The segment CAGTAAAtaagttgtattttttaaaataaaatatatgaaaggttaaagatgtttttttttgtgttattatcAATTAAATTTATAATATTGAAGTTTTCACGGAGTCACACCACATGACATCGTTAATGTAGTTTATGTAATGTTACAATACATATAGTTTAGGTTTCATTGTAGATGGATTTAGCAGAGATTATGTGCTTCACAGAGGGAAGTGGCCCATTACTGATCGGGCATGAAGTCATTAACTACAAGCTTGGAATTTCTACACTATTCATTTTGAGTTCttgctcttatttatttttttattttttctgagcaGCTTCTTTGTTCACCCTAGTAGGTGAGTATTGACTTCTGCCCTCCTGTCATTTCACAGAGCTTAAACAGTTTAATGACTTGAACAGTGATAGTTAGCCAAACTCAGATTGCTGTTGAGGAAGGAAACTCGTGGAAAGGATAGAGCTGCAGCCCTCTTCCTATATTGTTGTGGTTAAGTGGATCCATGTCATTTCCTGTCCAGCCAGCATTAGCCCGAGAAAAAGAATTCTTGATGTGAGCTTCACTTTTCCTTTGTTCTTTTTTCCAACAGAAACCAGGGTGTAGATGAAGCGGCTAATAGTTTGTTCTCTTTCTGGATTGGAAATATTTGATTGCTTCTCATCTGATGACTCTGATGTAGAGTTTACAAGCTGAGAAAGTGGCATTAGCTCTCCAGCCCTGCTGACGTCCATCTTAACTTCATCAGGTCATGACAGAGCCCAAGGAGTTTCCACCAGCGGGTGGCTTAACATGGGTGTGGGTGTGTAAGGAATGTGGACAGTGTCATGATGGTCGGGACAGTCACCTGTTTGAGTATCAGGACGAGGTGGATGATGAGCTGGTGTGCCACATCTGCCTGCAGCCTCTGTTGCAGCCCATGGACACGCCGTGTGGCCACACGTACTGCTTCCAGTGCCTCAGCAACTTCCTGCACGACCAGGACTTCTGTCCTGTCGACCGCCAGAGGCTTCAGCTCCAGCAATGCCGTGCCTCCAGCCTTCTGGTGCGCAACCTGCTGGACAAACTGGCCGTTCTGTGCCCATTCCAAAGTGAGTGCCAGCAGAGCATGCAACGCTGCGAGCTGCAGCCCCATCTTCACAACAGGTAAGTGCATGCCATAAAGGAAATGTTTACATATCACTAGGGCAGCATAGCATAAAGTCAAAGAGCTATAGACATAGAAAATGCAGATATCATTATgtataaatcaaaattaaatcagTTATGAGAAGTCCGTGGATAAACATGCAGATGTAGTCATTAAGAGAAGTGCTCAAAAATGTATGGAATTCCACTTATTCAGGTTTCATGTGAACGGAGAGATTTGAGAGCTGAGTAGGATTAAAGAATAGACATAAGTGGACAGTATGACTGAATACTAAAATAACTGGATGTCTCTCTTTTATATTATGGAGTTAATTAGGAATCACATAAGTGATTACTATAGAATGTGTGCAGATAGTTCAGCCTCGTCACCTCTGCCAGAAACACATGGgagttgacaagtttaatttTTACATATTAAGTTACAGGATTTACACAGTAATAAGAGTTCAACCCCACTCACAAGAATTCACTATATTGATTCATTGAATGCAAAGCCATAGTTTATGATATAGGTGATATGGTATGAAAAAAGGAAAAAGCCCCTAGGAATAAAACCCATGACTTTGGTGTTATTACTCTACTGTTTGAGCCATTGGAACACTGCATACAATGGCCCTGTGCCTCAGCGTTCATCTCCCTTACATGGgtttttttcttgtgtttttatcATGTTCTTATCTTCTGTGATGTAAAAGCATGGTCTAAAGGTTGTTTGGCTGATAGTTCACGTGGTCAGGAACAGCCCAGTGTAAACACAAAGAGCAGCTGTGGGATGGGGAGGGAGGTGTTGACATGGTGAAACCAAGACTAGACCTGatactgctcttttttttttaaacctgtacCATCTCTATCACTGCAATGCAGTAGAAAAGCCTGTTTGTGACTTCATCTGCATAGCTCCTCTTGTTTCTGTACAGAGAATTCACACACCCTGAGCATGTTCGTCTTTAATAGATAAATGCTATGTAGCTTTGCACTGAACTGATTAAGCATTGATTTGTTTTTCACTGCTGTTTTCTGCTGACTGCTGAATATGGCAGATCCAGATCAGCTGTCAGCATTGGTGCATGTTTAGGATATTTTTAGTTACTGCTGCTGCCATATGGTAATGAATGTCTCGTAGGTTAATTAACAGCAGGCCactgagtaatgatgcagaaGTTCTCTCTGACTCAGTGTGCTCCAATTCTCTTTCTCAGATGTCCTGCATTCAGACGACTCAGGGAAGAGGCGGAGAGAAAAAAGAGACCCTCCTGGAATGAGTTAAAGGGAAGCAAATCAGATGGAGATTTAGCTGATGCCAAATCTACCCCAATCGCACACACAGGTCAACTCAATGGACCCTTAGAACCTGGACTGGTCAATCCAGCCTTTGAAGAGGGTGAAGATGGTATAGCGGCACTTTCTGTTTTTCTTGTACCCTGTCCattaaatgttattacaaaaccaggaatatataaataattttatgtaatatCAGTACCAAAATGGTTATCAgacaatctttctttcttttttttctttctttctttctttctttctttctttctttctttctttctttctttctttctttctttctttctttctttctttctttctttctttctttctttctttcccctaGATTGACACTGTCAGTGGACAAACAAAagcacaataaatataaaatgtttcattttagaacatttaaaatcacttatTTTGCTTTTAgtgttttacttttaatttttgatgattgtaaaataataatttaaggtaaaataataatttgaatgttGTTTATTGATtatagcataaaaataaaatgttcaatatcGCTGTCtctttactatttatataatatcTCTTTTTCTGTACTGTACACCACCTGGTAAGGATtagatttataaaagaaaatgtttttttttttttgggtgaattacgTAACATGTTTTCGATTTGTGGTAACTCAGGAGTTAAGTTGAAAAGAGTGTAGCACAGACAGTGAAAATCAGAGGAAATTGATTTGCAGCTATGTTTACTTTTGGGTAAACCAAAACAGAGGGAATTTTTTATGTGCCCCTTTATCCTGTGATTAGATAACCAGTATGTATCAGGATGAATAAATTATGGCATTAAAACCTACAATCGTCACTGTCTGATAACATGTATACACATAGATATTTACCTGTCATCTGGATTATTGGAAATGCTGTTAGTCATAAAGTCACTTAACAACTCGCTCAAAATCTCATGGGAATATTACATCATATGTTTGTGTGCTTCCTTAAATGATTCATTCCAATGCTGCCACGAACAAACTGCTTGCATTTTTGCCACATGTTGAACTACTTAGTATTTTTTAAGCATTTGTAAATCAGATTCCTGATGGTCTTTTGGATTCCTAGACACCCCTCTAAGATCCAGTCTTGTGGCAGAGGCGACTGTAGTGGAACTGTTTCGAGAGGATCCAGACAAGGATCTGGGATTGCGTATAGTAGGAGGGAAGGACACACCCTTGGGCAACATTGTCATCCAGGAGATTGTGCGTGATTCACTAGCTGCTCGGGATGGCAAGCTAGCTCCTGGAGATCATATTCTAGAGGTGAGGCATATCTCAGCTCACCATACCATCATGTTTGTTTTAGATCATCATTTGCTATTGATGTGAACCCATTAGGTGTTTTCCACCTCTTTTATCTCTCAGAATCTTTCTTTCTGTCCAGTTCTCATGTTGTCAGTGTTCAAACACCAGCAACATTGTGTTTGCATTTCAGTCACATCCCTGGATAAAGGTCACAAGACCTTGCTTTCCTAAATGTTGGGAAATTTCCACTAGCTAGCACATTgaccatgtaaaattaaaatcattttcagTTGAGTAGACAAATTCTGTTATAGTTCATGTATCAAAATAGGTTTAGATCAGTACACATCCTATAGAACTGACCCACTTTTCACAATCTCTAAATGGTCATATTTAGCTGATTTacagtttgtttatttagttaCAGAATGGAAGATGGAGCAGGGAGTCATTCACATGTTAAATTTTAAAGGTGTAGTTCAGGGTTTCTTtttaggcttgattgtgtttatggggtgcagtctaacatgttttaatgctttgtttttttttataaaatgcattatttttcacatcatttacctttattccacactgCTCTATCCCTTCTTCAATTAACACGCTGATCATTTGCTTCTTTTGATGCCCCTCTTTCAGAAATAAGGGATGGGCTCTGATTGGTTGgctagcccagtgtgttgtgattggcttaactgccTCTTGTGCACGTCTAAACGTCCTGCCCCTCACCTCAGCGGCATGTGCTCCAGTTGTATTGTAAACAGCGGCGTTGTTAATATCGCTTATCAGTTTGAGCGTGATTGAGAAGCAAAGGATATTATTGAAGAGGATCATGCAgtgtataattgtaacagttcatTGCAAAGGCTGAGCTGAattagaacattgattttgaaacttgtaaatccattagaatcgttagaagacagaatctTTTACGTGCACCTCTAGTTTTCtattcctcttctctaaagcagcacagcatCGCCTCGCctggggtttatctgggtttgtgatgtcacgAACCTGTGAAGTAActtgttgtagtccctaccagccGTTTTtataggcattaaactgccagaattttaaaagaaatcttTAAGCTACGTAACTTTGCAGATTTTATTTATGTTCTAACagtaacattacacactaactaacgttaaaaaagtgaaattgcaatgaaccacccctttaaaattCAGATGTCATTATGACCAATTTAGACTTTAATGGGCCATTCATTAGTTATTTAGCTAACGTTAGCTTCGCTGTTCTTTAAGTACAGAGATCAGAATTTTATTACACTAGTGAGTTTTAGTTAcaaatttattaatttctttatctgTCTCAGCAAAATCAAAGAAACTTGGTCTTGTCTAGGGATCTGTGCCTTTGCATACAGACATCTGACTGCCGAGTAGTGATTGTGGTTTTTCAACATTAGTGTGCACCCTTTATTCACAGAGAAAAGAAGGTTCGGGAAAAATCTGTAGATGGAAAAATCTCCATACAAGTTCCCTGtgcatttttctctttttccccTCGTTACTTTGCacttcttgtaaaaaaaataaaataaaataaaagtttattaactatttattaaggtttttaagGTATCTAATATTTAGATACTTAATTTCCACAATCTAAATATTCTCAAAAATTTTAAGTTTGTTGTCATTTGGAAGTGTGAAGGCATTCTTGCATTTTATGCTGTTACATTATGATTTATATTCAGTAGCATGaaatggtctttaaaatgacaataatattgaTTATTGCAATTATTTCCGGGGCAATATATCGCACAACAAAAAGTTGTTATTGTGACAGGCCTGTGCTCTCCAATTAGTGAAACACTGCGGAACacagcaaaataattaaaacactttGCATAAAAAGCTATTATGCATACTATCTTCATCCTAAacactatttatttgtttatttgtaaaacattttaatttggcaTGAAACTACATAATTCACCTTTTAAAAAGCTCAGCTACACAGTAATGCTTCTTAATTACAATTCAGTTCAGTTAAGCAAATTTACTTTCTCGTTCCCACAATCCTGCATTCTCCTAGGATTTCTGCTTCTAACTGTCCTGGAATACAATGCCTTAGTTAAGTGAACCAGTATGGCTGGGTTCACATTCAAATTCAACCTTGAGTTTTAATGTATGCCTCCGGCTTGTCTTCTCTGAGGACATAAATATGGAAATCTCAATGAGGTCAGCCATCAGCCCTAGGATGATCAGTATCCCAAGCGTAACTTCTTGGCTTTTTTAGGGAGCTAACGGCTGTAAAGATCTGTGGATGGTTTAGATATCTTATTTCTTGAAATGGgatctcttttttttccctcttctggTTCAACACAGCATTGATTATCACAAAGGACTGTTCCTAGCCTCTGGCAGAaagattttctctctcttttttttgatccataagaataaataaaagcattactTTAGGATCctttttaatatgaaaacaaagcATACTGGTTGGATCTAAAGGTAAGACATTAAAGGTGCATTTAGCTATTTTTGCCAAAAGATGTTGATATTTGAAAGTACCAGAACAAACATGTCCATAACCCATCGGTACACAACCCTGGCGGCGATGATGGTGGAATCTGCTCTGCCTGTCGGCCGCACCATATTCAAGCAGAAGCCAACACAGAAAAGTTGTGTTGAAAAGCAAAATCAACACAACTTTAtcaagaagaaacaaaacaaccTTGGCACCCGATTCCCTCCCACTCCTAGAGTTCAATCCACTGCTGGAAAGCTGCTCCAATATTTACGCGGTCCTCTTGCCTGATCGTAAcccttctttttaatgttttgttcatCTGAAATTTtcctcttattttttatttatttattttttttttatctgccttCTCTCACTTTCTTCTCTCTATCATTACTAGACACACCCCTTATTTCTGATTAGCTGcgagtgtgttttgggactcggtcTGACACTGTGGTCAAAAGTGTTTTTCAAAAATCGTCTGGTGCAACTTTAACTTGAATTCCTACATGAGTAGATATTAAGACAGTGCTTTGATTTTGTGAGTCCAAGTAAAAAATATTGACTTTAACATTAAAACGCCTCAAAAACAGTTGAGATATACCCATGTTTGGGGTGTTTTAGCTTTTAAACATGAAGCTTAATGAACCAAAATGATCTAAATGATCTTTATAGATGTTTGGTGTCAAGTTGgcaaaaattaaaaatctgtttcTAAATGCTTCTTATTTATCCTATTGTAAATGATTCATCCATACATGTTCCATTAAAAGAATTACCTTGTTTAAAATCCAAAGGTCATAACTCTGAAACtacagacttctctctggtgacgtGTACCGCATTCCTTTCATACAATCAAgcttgcatttagatctgcctccactCAAACAATAAATGATGGACAGAACAGAGTCCCTGTcttatattctaattttattattattattttatatatatatgtatatatataacctGTTTCACTTGGCTATATGACATGATATGAAAGAAAAGATCTGTAGCTACTTTCATTGCTTTGTGACCTCAAGCTAACAGTATGATCTTTTCAGGTGAATGATGTCAGTTTGGCATCCATCCCCCACATTCGTGCCATCACCGTGCTTCGGCAGTCATGTTCCCGTGTCAGGCTAACTGTCATGCAGGAGAAGGGCTTCAAGCCCCGGCTGGACCATCTTACTCAACCCTCAGCTTCTCCCCCGTCACAGTCACCCAGTCCCAACCAGAACCCCGGCACCATCATCCAGGTGACCCTAGTAAAGCGTGAGCACTCTGAGCCGCTGGGCATCAAACTCATCCGTAAATCTGAGGAGCCAGGAGTCTTCATCCTAGACCTGCTGCCTGGGGGACTGGCTGCCAAAGATGGCAAACTGAGGAACAATGATAAAGTGCTGGGCATCAACGGACAAGACCTGAGACATTGCACCCCAGAGAGTGCAGCTCAGATCATACAggtacagacagacagaatcaCTTCAGAGAGAAAAAAGTGAATGTCTTTAATTACTCTTTATgtctttaattaataaaatctgttACTTTTAAACactagattgattgattgattgcgatatatatatatatatatatatatatatatatatatatatatatatatatatacacacacacacacacagtgggtacggaaagtattcagacccccttaaatttttcactccgTTATATtccagccatttgctaaaatcattaaaaaaaaaaaaaattcatcatcaatgtacacacagcaccccataatTTGCCAAGTATAgttacccatactcggaattggtgctctgcatttaacccatccaagtgcacacaaacagcagtgagaagtgaacacaccgtgaacacacacctggagcagtgggcagctatagatccagtgcCCGGGGaccaactgggggttcagtgccttgctcaagggcacttcagccatgggtattgagggtggaagagagcgctgttcattaactccctccagctacaactcctgccagcaccgagactcgaactatAGGAccctgagctatcgggggagaagagccttggtgagagaggtaaagaagaacccaaagatcactgtggctgagctccagagatgcagtcgggaggtgggagaaagttgtagaaagtcaaccatcactgcagccctccaccaatCGGGGCTtaatggcagagtggcccgacgtaagcctctcctcagtgcaagatgATAAGGATGAATGGTTGCAATCGAgcgaaagatgaatgcggccaagtacagggatatcctggacaaaaaccttctccagagtgctcaggacctcagactgggccgaaggttcaccttccaacaagacagtGACCCTAAGCAcccagctaaaataacgaaggagtggcttcacaacagctccgtgactgttcttgaatggcccagccagagccctgacttcaacccaattgagcatctctggagagacctgaaaatggctgtccaccaatgtttaccatccaacctgacagaactggagaggatctgcaaggaggaatggcagaggattcccaaatccaggtgtgaaaaacttgtttcatctttcccaaaaatactcatggctgtattagatcaaaagggtgcttctactaaatactgagcaaagggtctgaatacttaggaccatgtgcgatttcagtttttctttttttaataaatatgcaaCAAATTTCAAcaatttctgtgtttttctgtcaatatggggtgctctgtgtacattaatgaggaaaataatgaacttaaatgattttagcaaatggctgcagtgatacatttaagggggtctgaatactttccatacccagtgtgtgtgtgtgtgtgtgtgtgtgtgtgtgtgtgtgtgtatatatatatatatatgtatatatatatataatataaatgaatataatataggATTTAAGTTTTTATAGTAAATGTAAGAGATTGTTATGCTCTCTGTTATGTGTGTGGCAGGCATGTGAAATGCGCGTGAACTTCGTAGTGATGAGGCTTAATGATCTCTCTGAGGAGGGTAGTGAGGGTCAGAGCAGGGGGGCAAGGAGGGTCCCGGAACCGCAGTACTTCAGACGACGATCCGAATACATGAAGGTAAAATAGCGTGCTTCACAAGCCTTATAGCATAATGTAGTTGGTTTAAAGGCACAAATAGTCATAGCTGTGGCCTACCATAATGCTTACTTAGGTGATGCAAGTTTTGCTCACACCCAATTCTATTCCCCTTCTTGCTTCTAAATATATAGAGAATGTAtgcaccattcaaaagtttggggtcattttttttttttttcaaaacggcagtaaaatcagtaatattgtgaaatactgttattattaaaaactaaaaatttaaatagaaattacaaccgtttttgattttaaaatatgattttattccTATGTTGGCAaatttgaattttcagcatcattactccttcagtgtcccatgaacctttagaatttttttttctcatatgctgatttgctgctcaagaaacatttgctgttatcaatgttgaaaatggctGTGTTGCTTTCTATTTTTGTAGAAATTGACTtagacttttttgtttttgttgtcacttttgatcaatttaatgcatcctcgctgaataaaagtattatatcTGAAAAAAACTGGTCAAAGTGAAGAAAACCATACAAGAAAGACTGCAAATCATTGAGACAGCATGAATTTAACTtgtaaatttcacatttttaatcaTGAATTATATCTTGGATTGCAGTTTATTAAATTAACATGTATTGTAGTGTTTTGCATATTATGAGGTAGTTTATTGTATTATGATCAAAAAGTAAAAGAAAGGTGTTTTGTAGTTAAAGTTTGACTCCTCTGCAAAGACTTGGTTGCATGTTTCATAGGTTGTGCTGCCTGCACATGGGGTGTCTTTTGACCCAGAGATCAGTCACACCCTGATTTTGTGACGCTTCCTCACCAGCTGAAGGCAGAGGCAGCAAACACAGGCTGGGTAGTGGGAGATGAAAGCAGATGCCCCCGTCTCTCACTGGGACTCGTCCCTGATCAAAAGGCTGGGGTGCTGCTCTTGAGCTGCTTCAGCCTCTGTGTTTGTTTTAGCTGGGGATCAAAGCTGGTGACAGTTAGCTTTCACCTATGGAGATGGAGCTTGAGCTCATGCTGGGAGGAAGGGCCACCCTGCTGGGTAGGAAGACTCCAGTAAGACTAAGAGAATAGGGCAGAAGAAGAGCGTTTTGCCATAATCTATGAGTTACGATGGCAGCGTGTCAGAGCCGCTCACTTTAACGCATCTCTCTGCTTCGCAGCAGGATCTGGgatgtttgtttttacaaatgttttcacCGCAGGAGTCAGACACATGTCTTAAGCTTTCACTTTTCACCCATCCCCCAAGTACAAAGCTTTTCAGAATACTCAATTATCATTAATCATGAAGCACACTTGCATGCGCAGTTAATGGATCTGCAGTAAGCTGAGGTACAGTCTTTTAAGTATACATGACACAACTGTAACCATACTTAATCAAATATTTGCTTTTCAAAGCATGCTCACAATGCAAGGGCAGTCCGTTTACTGTATgaacactgttcaaaagtttggattcagtactatttatttataaaaggaaaaaaatacagttttgatcAATTAATACAAATTTGGCGAGCATAAAGAgacattcaaaacagaaaaaaacattaaaaggtcaaagaaaaaaaatcttgggAAACAACTTTTGAAAGTTATTGTACATAATAGATAAAACCAAGTTACAATCGCATTGCAAAATCTAGATCTGTTAGTccaactatgcaaaaaaaaactgGACTGGTACAGTGTTTACATGACTGTTTGTGCATATACTTATGTACTTAATTCAGCTGCTGGTGAAAGTTTTTGTTACTTACATCCACattaaaacatttcttttgaGTAGATTTGTGTTTTGCAAGTTGTTTAATGTGCATTATCTTGATTCAGGAGCCTCCAGTTGGGTTCTCCAGTCAAGAGAAGACAGTGAGTCTGAAGAAGGAACCTCGACACTCTCTAGGCATCACCATCGCAGGCGGGAGAGACTGCCGCTGCCATTTGCCTGTCTACATCACTAGCGTGCAGCCGGTGGGCTGCCTGCACAAAGACGGCACCATAAAAACAGGTTAGTCTCCTCCGTCATGGCTCCATATAAAATGCTCTTCTCTTTGAGCTTCATGTGCAATGCTTGAGTTAACTGTGATCTCATGGCTGCCGTTTCCCAGGTGATGTATTGCTGAGTATAAATGGTATGGATCTGACCCATCTGACCTACAATGAGGCGGTAACCATCCTAAAGACTCAGGCTGCTCAGAACACAGTAACGCTGCAAGTCATCCAAACTTTTTCTGAGGAGGAGGAACAGGATGGAGAATCCAGCACTAGAGAAGACATGGACACACTGGAGGGACCCAAAGAGGATGACATTAAGTGGGCTCCTCTCTGGACCCGCTGGTTGGGTTTGCCTAGGTgcgattattattttttctttctcactGGGCGTGTTGTGATATTAATTATGGAGTGCAATATTTAAATTTGATGTCCTCTTCTATAACGTTTAGGCTAGTATATGGACGTGAGGGCTTAAATATGagcaaaatgtttaatttgaccATATCTTTTTAATCCCAAGTTACATCCACTGGTGTCGTGATATTATGCTGATGAAGACCAACAGTGAGAGTTGGGGCTTCAGTATCGTGGGAGGATATGAGGAGAGTCGTGGCCAGCAGCCCTTCTTCATTAAGACCATAGTGCCTGGAACACCAGCTCACTTTGATGGACGCCTCAAGTGAGTCTCCAGTCCTCTTTAACAGCATTACTGGTTCAAAGTTTGGggttcacagtttccacaaaaatatgaatcagcacaaatgttttataacatttataataatatgaattatttcAACAATTTAGCATATTGgcatcatttctgaaggattgtgtgacactgataaTTGGAGTAAGGAaacattcagctttgtcatcacaggaataaataaattctaaaatacatttaaatggagtacatttattttaaactgtaatatttcacaatactggtTTTACTATGTCTTTGATCAAATTAATAGTTcaggtgaacataagagacttctttcaaaaacatcttactgaaCAAAAACCTTTCTTGAGTGCGTGGAGTTTTCCTCTATAAAatgaaatgctttatttaatGACTCCCTCCTGCTCTCCTGCAGGTGTGGTGATGAGATTGTGGCTGTGAATGGAGTCACTACAGTCGGCATGAATAACTCCTCCTTGATCCCAATGCTGAAACTGCAGAAGAACAAAGTCACATTGACTGTGGTCTCCTGGCCTGGCAGCCTGGTTTAAAGACTAGCTTGGACTTTATCACTGTTACTGGGTCCACCACAAGATGCACACGTCAGTTATTAGACAAGAGATGTATTGGGCATTATTGTGGTCTCTCCAAAGAACATTGTGAAAACTGAGGAAGTCTGTTAACAATCATTGACCCAAGGTATAAAAGCAAGCCGAAAGGTTGACATTATTTAATCCACTGTAGGCATTCAGTGTTTCAAAAGTGTGCAGTGCACTTTATTGAGCTGTGATGGTGGAAAAAGTGTGAACTGCAATTGAGGGAACTGGACAAGCTTGACTTCCTGTTTAAAAAGAAGTTATATTTATCATGCCATTTTAGTATGGAACTTCTTGTTTCCATATATAACCACTAATAATCTTTTCGAAGG is part of the Carassius carassius chromosome 33, fCarCar2.1, whole genome shotgun sequence genome and harbors:
- the LOC132113630 gene encoding ligand of Numb protein X 2-like, producing the protein MTEPKEFPPAGGLTWVWVCKECGQCHDGRDSHLFEYQDEVDDELVCHICLQPLLQPMDTPCGHTYCFQCLSNFLHDQDFCPVDRQRLQLQQCRASSLLVRNLLDKLAVLCPFQSECQQSMQRCELQPHLHNRCPAFRRLREEAERKKRPSWNELKGSKSDGDLADAKSTPIAHTGQLNGPLEPGLVNPAFEEGEDDTPLRSSLVAEATVVELFREDPDKDLGLRIVGGKDTPLGNIVIQEIVRDSLAARDGKLAPGDHILEVNDVSLASIPHIRAITVLRQSCSRVRLTVMQEKGFKPRLDHLTQPSASPPSQSPSPNQNPGTIIQVTLVKREHSEPLGIKLIRKSEEPGVFILDLLPGGLAAKDGKLRNNDKVLGINGQDLRHCTPESAAQIIQACEMRVNFVVMRLNDLSEEGSEGQSRGARRVPEPQYFRRRSEYMKEPPVGFSSQEKTVSLKKEPRHSLGITIAGGRDCRCHLPVYITSVQPVGCLHKDGTIKTGDVLLSINGMDLTHLTYNEAVTILKTQAAQNTVTLQVIQTFSEEEEQDGESSTREDMDTLEGPKEDDIKWAPLWTRWLGLPSYIHWCRDIMLMKTNSESWGFSIVGGYEESRGQQPFFIKTIVPGTPAHFDGRLKCGDEIVAVNGVTTVGMNNSSLIPMLKLQKNKVTLTVVSWPGSLV